CTACATCGACGGGTTATCCCCCGCGGTGTCCATCGACCAGAAGTCGACCAACCGCAACCCTCGCTCGACGGTGGGTACCATCACGGAGATCTACGACTACCTGCGCCTGCTCTACTCCCGCGCCGGCACGCCGCACTGCCCCGTGTGCGACGCGGTAATCGAGCGCCAGACCCCGCAGCAGATCGTCGACCAGGTGATGGAGTACGAGGAACGCACCAAGTTCCAGGTGCTCGCCCCCGTTGTGCGAAAGCGCAAGGGTGAGTTCGCCGACCTGTTCAGCGACCTCGCGGCGCAGGGCTATTCCCGCGTGACTGTCGACGGCGAAACCTACCAGCTGTCGGAACCGCCCTCGCTGGAAAAGCAGGTCAAGCACACTATCGACGTTGTGGTGGATCGCCTTCAGGTCAAGGAGAGCCAGAAGCAGCGCCTGACCGACTCCGTGGAAACGGCGCTGAAGCTCGCGGACGGGCTCGTGGCTTTCGAGTTCGTCGACCTCGACCCGGAAAACTCCGCGCGCTACCGCATCTTCTCCGAGAAGATGGCCTGCCCGAACGGCCACGCCCTTGGGGTGGAGGAGTACGAGCCCCGCGCCTTCTCCTTCAACTCGCCCTTCGGCGCCTGCCCCGCCTGCGACGGCCTCGGCGTGCGCAAGGAGATCGATATTGAGCTGGTCATCCCCGACCCCGACGCCCCGGCTGTCGACGCCTTCCAGCCGTGGAACTCAAGCCCGAACAAGGGCTACTTCGCCAAACTCATCGAGGCGCTCGCAGACGAGGAGGGCTTTGACGCCCACGCGCCTTTTTCCTCGCTGACTAAAACTCAGCAAAAGCACCTGGTCAACGGCTCGAAAACGCAGGTGAGCGTGCGCTACAAGAACCGCTACGGGCGCCAGCGCACCTTCTCCGCGGCCTACGAGGGGGTGATCGGCTACCTCGAGCGCAAGATGGAGCAGGCGGAGTCCGACACCCAGAAGGAGCGCCTGCTCGCCTACACCCGCGAGATCCCGTGCCCGACGTGCAAGGGGGCCCGCCTGAAGCCCGAGATCTTGGCGGTGCGCCTCGCCTCCACGACGCACGGGGAGAAGTCCATCGCGGGGCTGACCGAGCTCTCCGTCGAGGATGCCTCCGAGTACCTGGACCACCTCGTGCTGGGCTACCGCGAGGAGATGATCGCCGGCGCCGTGCTGCGCGAGATCCAGGCCCGCCTGCGCTTCCTCCTCGACGTCGGCCTGAATTACCTCACGCTCTCGCGCTCCGCCGGGACGCTGTCCGGCGGGGAGGCGCAGCGCATTCGCCTGGCGACGCAGATCGGCTCCGGCCTCGCCGGGGTCCTCTACGTGCTCGACGAGCCCTCGATCGGTTTGCACCAGCGCGACAACCAGCGCCTCATCGCCACCCTGAAGAAGTTGCGCGACCTGGGCAACACCCTCGTCGTGGTGGAGCACGACGAGGACACGATCAAGGCAGCGGACTGGATGGTCGACGTCGGCCCGCTCGCCGGCGAATACGGCGGGGAGATCGTCTACCAGGGCGAGCCCGCCGGAATCCTTGAGGCGGAGAACTCCCTGACCGGCGACTACCTCGCGGGCCGCAAAGAAATTGTGGTGCCCGAGACCCGCCGCCCGGTGGACGCCGAGCGCATGCTGAGCATCGAGGGCGCGCGGGAGAACAACCTGAATAATGTCAGCGTCGACATCCCGCTCGGCGTTCTCGTCGCGGTGACCGGCGTCTCCGGCTCGGGCAAGTCCACCATGGTCAACGAGATCCTGGCCAAGACGCTGCAAAACCGCCTCAACGGCGCGCGCCAGGTGCCGGGCCGGGTGAAGAAGGTCGGGGGGCTCGAGCACCTGGACAAACTGGTGCAGGTGGATCAGTCGCCGATCGGGCGCACCCCGCGCTCCAACCCGGCGACCTACACGGGCGTCTTCGACAAAATCCGCAACATCTTCGCGGAGACCCCGGAGGCGAAGGTCCGCGGCTACAAGGCCGGGCGTTTTTCCTTCAACGTCAAGGGCGGGCGCTGCGAGGCGTGCCGCGGCGACGGCACGATCAAGATCGAAATGAACTTCCTGCCGGACGTGTACGTGCCCTGCGAGGTCTGCCACGGTGCGCGCTACAACAGGGAAACCCTGGA
This is a stretch of genomic DNA from Corynebacterium auris. It encodes these proteins:
- the uvrA gene encoding excinuclease ABC subunit UvrA, giving the protein MADRLTVRGAREHNLKGVDVELPRDAMVVFTGLSGSGKSSLAFDTIFAEGQRRYVESLSSYARMFLGQMDKPDVDYIDGLSPAVSIDQKSTNRNPRSTVGTITEIYDYLRLLYSRAGTPHCPVCDAVIERQTPQQIVDQVMEYEERTKFQVLAPVVRKRKGEFADLFSDLAAQGYSRVTVDGETYQLSEPPSLEKQVKHTIDVVVDRLQVKESQKQRLTDSVETALKLADGLVAFEFVDLDPENSARYRIFSEKMACPNGHALGVEEYEPRAFSFNSPFGACPACDGLGVRKEIDIELVIPDPDAPAVDAFQPWNSSPNKGYFAKLIEALADEEGFDAHAPFSSLTKTQQKHLVNGSKTQVSVRYKNRYGRQRTFSAAYEGVIGYLERKMEQAESDTQKERLLAYTREIPCPTCKGARLKPEILAVRLASTTHGEKSIAGLTELSVEDASEYLDHLVLGYREEMIAGAVLREIQARLRFLLDVGLNYLTLSRSAGTLSGGEAQRIRLATQIGSGLAGVLYVLDEPSIGLHQRDNQRLIATLKKLRDLGNTLVVVEHDEDTIKAADWMVDVGPLAGEYGGEIVYQGEPAGILEAENSLTGDYLAGRKEIVVPETRRPVDAERMLSIEGARENNLNNVSVDIPLGVLVAVTGVSGSGKSTMVNEILAKTLQNRLNGARQVPGRVKKVGGLEHLDKLVQVDQSPIGRTPRSNPATYTGVFDKIRNIFAETPEAKVRGYKAGRFSFNVKGGRCEACRGDGTIKIEMNFLPDVYVPCEVCHGARYNRETLEVRYKGKNISEVLDMPISEAAEFFEPITSIHRYLSTLVDVGLGYVRLGQSATTLSGGEAQRVKLAAELQKRSNGRTIYILDEPTTGLHFEDIRKLMLVLNGLVEKGNSVLVIEHNLDVIKSADWIIDMGPEGGSGGGTVVAQGTPEDVARTEGSFTGQFLQEILG